The following coding sequences are from one Mus pahari chromosome X, PAHARI_EIJ_v1.1, whole genome shotgun sequence window:
- the Tro gene encoding trophinin, translated as MDRRNDHGHRVPTFQGPLPPPGSLGLPFSPDVQSETTEKDPPIASRSKKNKNKKNSIKPMDKTTPTPPPVPSANDNASNKPKVTLQALNLPMFTQISQASATTEAPNIQASVTSQTQKAKTMRVTPKVSLTGSEDATTQLKPPLQALNLPVTIPTIQTPVANESANSLASTAVNKSKNASKANNAANKTAPSATEISLASAATHTATTQGQAAKETGSIQATAATVRSKKNSKGKRTPAKTTNTDNEYVEASNAIEASSRQIGASNRQIEASNRQTEASSRQTEASNRQIEASNRQIGASNRQTXXXXXXXXXXXXXXXXXXXXXXXXXXXXXASNRQTGASNRQIGASNRQTETSSRQTEASNRQTEASNRQTEASNRQTEASNRQTEASAVAVRPKKPRGKKGNNKGSNSAPEPSEAPPAIQPATNHALSVTVRIRRGSRARKAANKNRATESQAQTTEPGAQASEASISALETQVAAAVQALADDYLAQLSLEPTTRTRGKRNRKSKHPNGEERTGNNYRRIPWGRRLPPPRDVAILQERANKLVKYLLVKDQTKIPIKRSDMLKDVIQEYEDYFPEIIERASYALEKMFRVNLKEIDKQNNLYILISTQESSAGIMGTTKDTPKLGLLMVILSVIFMNGNKASEAVIWEVLRKLGLHPGVKHSLFGEVKKLITDEFVKQKYLEYKRVPNSRPPEYEFFWGLRSYHETSKMKVLKFACKVQKKDPKDWAAQYREAVEMDIQAAAVAVAEAEARAEARAQMGIGEEAVAGPWNWDDMDINCLTREELGDDAQAWSRFSFEIEPRAQENADPTTNVNFNQGASTRNSFSDGVSISFGGIPNPSGGFGGISNPSGGFGGIPNPSDGFGGRNSITFGSVPNTSANFSSAPSISFGDTPNTSTSFSGGAGSSFSGTPSTSAPFCNTASISFGGAPSTSTSFSTANISFGGAPSTSTSFSTASISFGGAPSTSTSFSTASISFGGAPSTSTSFSSTPISFGGAPSISSSSGGSSVSFGGAPTTSTSFSGGTSISFGGAPCTSASFNGGASSGFGGTLSTTSPGCNALSTSTSFGSAPTTSTVFSGAVSTTTGFGGTLSTSVCFGSSPYSGAGFGGTLSTSISFGGSPSTNTGFGGTLSTSVSFGASSSTSSDFGGTLSTSVSFGGSSGANAGFGGTLNSSTSFGGAISTSAGFGNALNSSASFGGAINTSFSGVLNSNASFGGAINTSAGFGSTLNSSASFGSALSTSASFGGVLNGSAGFGGAMNTNATFGGVLNGSAGFGGAMNTNATFGGALNSNAGFGGAISFGGALNNSAGFGGAISTNASFGGAISTSPDFGGAFSNSVGFGGTLSTTDFGSTHSNSISFGSAPTTSVSFGGSHSTNLCFGGAPSTSLCFGSTSNTNLCFGGSNSTNCFSGATSANFSEGHSISFGNGLSTSAGFGNGLGTSAGFGSSLGTSTGFGGSLGPSASFNGGLGTSTGFGGGLGASTDFGGGLNHNADFNGGLGTSAGFNGGLNTNTDFGGELGNSAGFGDGLGSSTSFGGGLVTSDGFAGNLGNNTGFGGTLGTGAGFSVSLNTGNGFGNGPNASFNRGLNTIIGFGSGSNTSNGFTGEPNTGSSFSNGSSSIVGFSGGPSTGAGFCSGPSTGGFGGGPSTGPGFGGPSTGPGFGGPSTGPGFGGPSTGGGFGGPNTGGGFGGPSTGGGFGGPSTGGGFGGPSTAAGFGTGLSTNAGFGSGPSTSTGFGGGLNTSAGFSGGPPSTGTGFGGGASSHGGCGFSYG; from the exons ATGGATAGAAGAAATGACCATGGTCATCGGGTGCCCACATTCCAG ggccctctgcctccccctggGAGCCTAGGGCTTCCTTTCTCTCCAGATGTACAGTCGGAGACCACAGAAAAGGACCCACCAATTGCCAGTCGatctaagaaaaacaagaacaagaagaattCTATTAAGCCTATGGataagaccacacccactcctcctccagTCCCATCTGCCAATGATAATGCTAGCAACAAGCCTAAAGTAACTTTGCAGGCTTTAAACCTACCAATGTTCACCCAGATCAGTCAGGCTTCAGCTACTACTGAGGCACCCAATATCCAGGCTTCAGTTACTTCTCAGACCCAGAAAGCCAAGACAATGAGAGTTACTCCCAAGGTATCCCTAACTGGCAGTGAGGATGCCACTACACAGCTCAAGCCACCATTACAGGCTCTAAACCTACCAGTTACCATACCCACTATCCAGACTCCAGTTGCCAATGAGTCAGCTAATTCCCTGGCCTCGACAGCTGTCAACAAATCCAAGAACGCTTCTAAGGCAAACAATGCTGCCAATAAGACTGCACCTAGTGCTACTGAGATCTCATTGGCTTCGGCTGCCACCCACACAGCTACTACCCAAGGCCAAGCTGCCAAGGAGACGGGTAGTATCCAGGCTACAGCAGCCACTGTCCGAAGCAAGAAAAAttccaaaggaaaaagaacaccTGCTAAGACCACAAATACTGACAATGAATATGTAGAGGCCTCAAATGCCATTGAGGCATCTAGCAGGCAGATTGGGGCATCTAACAGACAGATTGAGGCATCTAACAGACAGACTGAGGCATCTAGCAGACAGACTGAAGCATCTAACAGACAGATTGAGGCGTCTAACAGACAGATTGGGGCATCTAACAGACAGACTGANNNNNNNNNNNNNNNNNNNNNNNNNNNNNNNNNNNNNNNNNNNNNNNNNNNNNNNNNNNNNNNNNNNNNNNNNNNNNNNNNNN AGGCATCTAACAGACAGACTGGGGCCTCTAACAGACAGATAGGGGCATCTAACAGACAGACGGAGACATctagcagacagacagaggcatcTAACAGACAGACTGAGGCATCTAACAGACAGACTGAGGCATCTAACAGACAGACTGAGGCATCTAACAGACAGACTGAGGCATCAGCTGTAGCTGTGAGGCCCAAAAAGCCCAGGGGGAAGAAGGGTAACAATAAAGGCTCAAATTCTGCTCCTGAGCCCTCTGAGGCTCCACCTGCCATTCAACCGGCCACAAACCATGCCCTATCAGTCACTGTACGGATCAGGAGAGGGTCTAGGGCTCGAAAGGCTGCCAATAAGAATCGGGCAACTGAAAGTCAAGCTCAGACcactgaaccaggagctcagGCCTCTGAGGCCAGCATAAGTGCCCTGGAGACTCAGGTTGCTGCTGCTGTCCAGGCCTTGGCAGATGACTATCTGGCTCAGCTGAGTTTAGAACCCACGACCAGAACCCGGGGCAAGAGGAACCGGAAG TCTAAGCATCCCAATGGagaagaaagaactggaaataaTTATAGGCGGATCCCATGGGGCAGGCGGCTTCCACCACCCCGAGATGTGGCCATTTTGCAGGAAAGG GCAAATAAGTTGGTGAAATACCTGTTGGTTAAAGACCAGACAAAGATCCCAATCAAGCGCTCAG ACATGCTGAAGGATGTCATCCAAGAATATGAGGACTATTTCCCAGAGATCATTGAACGAGCAAGCTACGCTCTGGAGAAG ATGTTTCGAGTCAATCTGAAGGAAATTGATAAGCAAAATAACTTGTATATTCttatcagcactcaggagtcatcTGCAGGCATAATGGGAAC GACCAAGGACACACCTAAGCTGGGCCTCCTCATGGTGATTCTGAGTGTCATTTTCATGAATGGCAACAAGGCCAGTGAGG CTGTCATCTGGGAGGTGCTGCGCAAGTTGGGACTACACCCTGG ggtAAAACATTCACTCTTTGGAGAAGTGAAGAAACTTATCACAGATGAATTTGTGAAGCAGAA ATATCTGGAATACAAGAGGGTCCCCAACAGCAGACCACCTGAGTATGAATTCTTCTGGGGACTACGGTCTTACCATGAGACTAGCAAGATGAAGGTCCTGAAATTTGCATGCAAG gTACAGAAGAAAGATCCCAAAGACTGGGCTGCTCAGTACCGCGAGGCAGTTGAGATGGACATTCAGGCtgcggctgtggctgtggctgaggctgaggccagggCTGAGGCAAGAGCCCAAATGGGGATTGGAGAGGAAGCTGTGGCTGGGCCCTGGAATTGGGATGACATGGATATTAACTGCCTAACAAGGGAAGAGTTGGGTGATGATGCGCAGGCCTGGAGCagattttcctttgaaattgaacccagggcccaaGAAAATGCAGATCCTACCACTAATGTCAACTTCAACCAAGGAGCTAGTACCAGAAATAGCTTTAGTGATGGTGTTAGTATTAGCTTTGGTGGTATACCCAACCCCAGTGGTGGCTTTGGTGGCATATCCAACCCCAGTGGTGGCTTTGGTGGCATACCCAACCCCAGTGATGGCTTTGGGGGCAGAAATAGCATTACCTTTGGGAGTGTACCCAATACCTCTGCCAACTTCAGCAGTGCACCGAGCATTAGTTTTGGTGACACACCTAACACTAGCACCAGTTTCAGTGGTGGAGCCGGCAGTAGCTTCAGTGGCACACCCAGTACTAGTGCCCCTTTCTGTAACACAGCAAGCATTAGCTTTGGTGGTGCACCCAGCACTAGCACCAGCTTCAGCACAGCGAACATTAGCTTTGGTGGTGCACCTAGCACTAGCACCAGCTTCAGCACAGCGAGTATTAGCTTTGGTGGTGCACCCAGCACTAGCACCAGCTTCAGCACAGCGAGTATTAGCTTTGGTGGTGCACCCAGCACTAGCACCAGCTTCAGCAGCACACCAATTAGCTTTGGTGGTGCACCCAGCATCAGTAGTAGTAGTGGTGGATCCAGTGTTAGCTTTGGTGGTGCTCCTACCACCAGTACCAGTTTCAGTGGTGGAACCAGTATTAGTTTTGGTGGTGCACCTTGTACCAGTGCCAGTTTTAATGGTGGAGCCAGCTCTGGCTTTGGAGGCACACTTAGCACTACCAGCCCTGGCTGTAATGCACTCAGCACAAGCACCAGCTTCGGCAGTGCACCAACTACAAGCACTGTCTTCAGTGGTGCCGTTAGCACCACCACTGGCTTTGGAGGCACACTTAGCACCAGTGTCTGCTTTGGTAGTTCTCCCTACTCTGGTGCTGGCTTTGGAGGCACACTCAGTACCAGTATCTCCTTTGGTGGTTCTCCTAGCACCAATACTGGTTTTGGTGGTACACTCAGCACCAGTGTTTCCTTTGGTGCTTCTTCTAGCACCAGCTCTGACTTTGGTGGCACACTAAGCACTAGTGTCAGCTTTGGTGGCTCTTCTGGTGCCAATGCTGGCTTTGGCGGTACACTCAACAGCAGTACCAGCTTTGGCGGTGCCATCAGCACCAGCGCTGGCTTTGGCAATGCACTCAATAGCAGTGCTAGCTTTGGTGGTGCCATAAATACCAGCTTTAGTGGTGTACTCAATAGCAATGCCAGCTTTGGTGGTGCCATCAACACCAGTGCTGGCTTCGGCAGTACACTCAACAGCAGTGCCAGCTTTGGCAGTGCACTCAGCACCAGTGCTAGCTTTGGTGGTGTACTCAATGGTAGTGCTGGCTTTGGTGGTGCCATGAACACCAATGCCACCTTTGGTGGTGTACTCAATGGCAGTGCTGGCTTTGGTGGTGCCATGAACACCAATGCCACCTTTGGTGGTGCACTGAATAGCAATGCCGGCTTTGGCGGTGCCATCA GCTTTGGTGGTGCACTGAATAACAGTGCTGGCTTTGGCGGTGCCATCAGCACCAATGCCAGCTTTGGTGGAGCAATCAGCACCAGCCCTGACTTTGGTGGTGCATTCAGTAACAGTGTTGGCTTTGGTGGTACACTTAGTACCACTGACTTTGGTAGTACCCATAGCAACAGCATTAGCTTTGGCAGTGCTCCTACTACCAGCGTTAGCTTTGGTGGGTCTCATAGCACTAACCTCTGTTTCGGTGGAGCACCCAGCACCAGTCTCTGTTTTGGCAGTACATCTAACACCAACCTATGCTTTGGAGGCTCTAACAGCACCAACTGCTTTAGTGGTGCTACCAGTGCCAATTTCAGTGAGGGGCACAGCATCAGTTTTGGGAATGGGCTAAGTACCAGTGCTGGCTTTGGAAATGGGTTGGGCACCAGTGCTGGCTTTGGCAGTAGCCTAGGTACCAGCACTGGCTTTGGTGGAAGCTTAGGCCCCAGCGCTAGCTTCAATGGTGGCCTGGGCACTAGCACTGGCTTTGGCGGTGGATTAGGCGCCAGCACAGATTTCGGTGGTGGACTAAATCATAATGCTGACTTCAATGGAGGACTGGGTACCAGTGCTGGCTTCAATGGTGGACTAAACACTAACACTGATTTTGGTGGTGAACTGGGCAATAGTGCTGGCTTTGGTGATGGACTGGGCAGCAGCACCAGCTTTGGTGGTGGACTGGTCACTAGTGATGGCTTTGCTGGCAACCTGGGCAACAATACTGGTTTTGGTGGCACACTTGGCACTGGTGCAGGCTTTAGTGTAAGCCTCAACACTGGCAATGGCTTTGGCAATGGGCCTAATGCCAGCTTCAACAGAGGACTGAATACCATCATTGGCTTTGGCAGTGGTTCCAACACCAGCAATGGCTTTACTGGTGAACCCAACACTGGCTCCAGCTTCAGTAATGGATCCAGTTCTATTGTTGGCTTTAGTGGTGGACCAAGCACTGGTGCTGGCTTCTGCAGTGGACCAAGCACTGGTGGCTTCGGTGGTGGACCAAGTACAGGACCTGGCTTCGGTGGACCAAGTACAGGACCTGGCTTCGGTGGACCAAGTACAGGACCTGGCTTCGGTGGACCAAGCACTGGAGGTGGCTTTGGAGGACCAAACACTGGAGGTGGCTTCGGAGGACCTAGCACTGGAGGTGGCTTTGGAGGACCAAGCACTGGAGGTGGCTTTGGAGGACCAAGCACTGCAGCTGGCTTTGGTACTGGACTGAGCACCAATGCTGGATTCGGCAGTGGACCGAGCACCAGCACTGGCTTTGGTGGTGGACTGAATACCAGTGCTGGATTCAGCGGTGGACCGCCAAGCACCGGAACTGGCTTTGGTGGTGGAGCCTCTAGCCACGGTGGCTGTGGCTTCTCTTACGGCTAG